One Carassius carassius chromosome 20, fCarCar2.1, whole genome shotgun sequence DNA segment encodes these proteins:
- the LOC132096870 gene encoding WAP four-disulfide core domain protein 5-like — protein sequence MTAQVYFSLIAVLLCVFGYLSITDATRRTAKPGRCPPKSSARKWCTSSCKSDSNCPNNEKCCSSGCGRYCTAPYTVKPGQCPIPEMIPPFAGSCFHDGQCTATQKCCPTTSGHACSEPSGQGIGQETGFGHGIGFGQGSGQGAGQGIGFGQGSGFGQGSGQGRARELALARGVALARGVVKGVARELALAREVVKGAARELALA from the exons ATGACAGCTCAAGTGtatttctcgttgattgctgtTTTATTATGTGTGTTCGGGTACTTGAGCATAACAGATGCTACTCGACGCACAG CAAAGCCTGGACGGTGTCCACCCAAATCATCTGCAAGAAAATGGTGTACCAGTTCCTGTAAGAGTGACTCTAACTGTCCCAACAACGAGAAGTGCTGCAGCAGTGGATGTGGAAGATACTGTACGGCTCCATATACAG TGAAGCCAGGTCAATGTCCCATACCAGAGATGATTCCACCATTTGCTGGAAGCTGTTTCCATGATGGCCAGTGTACTGCCACacagaaatgttgcccaaccaccAGTGGCCATGCATGCAGTGAACCAAGTGGTCAAGGAATTGGCCAGGAGACTGGTTTTGGCCATGGAATTGGttttggtcagggaagtggtcaaggGGCTGGTCAGGGGATTGGTTTTGGCCAGGGGAGTGGCTTCGGCCAGGGGAGTGGTCAAGGGAGGGCCAGGGAATTGGCTTTGGCCAGGGGAGTGGCTTTGGCCAGGGGAGTGGTCAAGGGAGTGGCCAGGGAATTGGCTttggccagggaagtggtcaaggGAGCGGCCAGGGAATTGGCTTTGGCCTAG